Genomic segment of Gemmatimonadota bacterium:
CCGGCGGCGGCCCTGGCGACCGCGCCCACCCCCCGCGCGCCCGTAACGGAGTTCGCGAGCGCGGGCGCGATCGACGCTAGCCGCGCCCACCAGTAGACCAGTCCCATGGCGTAGGCGCTGCGCGGCCGCAGCCTCCGGCGGTAGTAGTGCGCCAGGAACTCGGCCTTGTACGTCGCCATGTCCACGCTCACCGGGCACTCGCGCTTGCAGGCCTTGCACGCCAGGCACAGGTCCAGCGCCTCCCGCACGTGGGGATCGCGCCAGCCGCGGCGCAGCGGCTCGCCCTCCAGCATCTCGAAGAGCAGTCGCGCCCGGCCGCGCGTCGAATGACGCTCCTCCAGGGTGGCCATGTAGCTGGGGCACATGGTGCCACTGTCCAGCTTCCGGCACTTGCCCACACCCACACAGCGCAGGGCCGCGCGCGCGAAGCTCGCCCGGTCTTCCGGGTAGCGGAAGTGCGTCTGCAGGTCGGGCGGGGCGTAGCTCGTGCCCAGGCGCAGGTTCGAGGTGATAGGATAGGGGTCGACGACCTTGCCCGGGTTCATCCTGCCCGCCGGGTCCCAGATCGCCTTGAACTCGCGGAACGCCTGCACCAGCTCCGGGCCGAACATCCGGGGTAGCAGCTCTGCCCGCGCCTGGCCATCGCCGTGCTCCCCGGAAAGCGAGCCGCCGTGGCGGAGCACCAGCTCGGCGGCCTGGTCCAGGAAGGAGCGGAACTTCTGGATGCCGCCCGCGGTGGCCAGGTCGAAGTTGATGCGCGTGTGGATACACCCCTGCCCGAAATGGCCGTAGAGCGCGCCAGTGTAGCCGTACTGGTCGTAGAGTCGGCGCAGCTCGCGCAGGTATTGGCCCACCCGGTCCGGCGGCACAGCCGAGTCCTCCCACCCCTCCCAGGTGTCGTCCTGGCCCGGCACCCGCGCCGTCGCGCCCAGCCCCGACTCCCGGATCTCCCACACCATCCGCTCCTGCTCGGGGTCGTCGAACAGCCGCGCCGTTGCGCCCCGGCCCCGCTCCAGCAGCTCCGAGATCATGCGCCGTGCCCGGTCGTCCGACTCCGCCTTCGTCGCCCCGCCGAACTCGACCAGCAGCCAGCCGCCGCCATCGGGGAGCAGGCGCAGGTTGCGCGGGTGCAGCCCCTTGCGCTTCATGTGCGCCACCAACTGGTCGTCGATCCCCTCGAGACCCATGGGCTCGTGGGCCAGGACGTCCATCACGTGGTCCGCGGCCAGGAAGGCGTCGGGGAAGCCGAGCACAGCGAGCGAGCGGGCGCGCGGGCTGTCCACCAGCCGCAGCACCGCCTGCAGCACCAATACGCAGGTCGACTCGGTGCCCACCAGCGCCCGCGCCACATGGAAGCCGTGCTCCGGCAGTAGCTGCTCCAGGTTGTAGCCCGAGACGCGGCGGGGGATGCGAGGGTAGCGCTCGCGGATCAGCGAGGCATAGCGGTCGCGCAGCTCGCGCAGCCGCCCGTAGATCTCGCCCTCCCGGCCGCCGCGCCGCGCCGCCGCCTCCACCCCCGCCTCCGTCATAGCGCCCACGCGCAGGCGGAGGCCGTCGTACGTCAGGACCTCCAGCTCCTCCACGTTCTCGTCCGTCTTGCCCGCCATGAGCGAATGCACGCCGCACGAGTTGTTGCCGATCATGCCGCCCAGCGTGCACCAGGCGTGGGTAGCGGGGTCCGGGCCGAAGGTCAGGTGGTGCCGCTCTGCCTCGCCCCGCAGCCGGTCCAGTATCACGCCGGGCTCGACCCGCGCCCGCTTCCCCGCGGGATCCAGCTCCAGGATGCGGTTCAGGTACTTCGAGAAGTCGATAACCACGGCGACGTTGCACCCCTGCCCCGCCAGGCTCGTCCCACCGCCGCGCGCCAGGATCGGAGCGCCGTGCTCCCGGCACAGCCGCACCGTCTCGACCACGTCCTCGGCTGTCCGGGGGATGACCACGCCCACGGGGACCTGGCGGTAGTTGGACGCGTCCGTGGCATAGAGCGCCCGGCTCCCCGCATCAAAGCGCACCTCGCCCTCGATGCGCCGGCGCAGCTCCGCGGCCAGCGCCAAGGCATCAGGATCCGGGCGCCCTCGGGCGCGCTGCCGTGCCGTCACTGCCTCTCCTCTCCTCGCATGCCGCGGCAGCTCCTCTGGATGTCTGCATGGGGGTGATGCAGGCGCCGCATGGAAGTATCGCGCCTCGCGGGCCGCGGCAAGGAAGGTGGACCTGAAGGGATGCGGCCGCAAATCCACGCGGGAAGCGCGTCGAGCTGTGTGGCTGGTTCCCGCTCGCAGCTCGCTCCTTGAGGCTTGGCGCAGGCGACGCGGCTTGCCTTGACACCCAGGATCCTGCGGCTATGTATTGCCCCAGACGCCACTCCTGCCCGGGAGCAGAAAGTTGGCCGATTTCCACATGAACCGCGTGCCCACCTTCCCGCGCCTCGAGGGCACGTCGCTCGAGCGCATGGAGGAGCGCATTACCGTCAGGGCGAGACGCGTGCCGGTGGGCATCGTTATTCCCAGCCTGTACACCGACCTTTGCGCTCCCGCCATGGCGCAGATCATCGCCGAGCTGGCCGGTACGGCCTTCATCCATCGTGTGTACATCAGCCTGGACGCTGGC
This window contains:
- a CDS encoding FAD-binding protein gives rise to the protein MPRHARRGEAVTARQRARGRPDPDALALAAELRRRIEGEVRFDAGSRALYATDASNYRQVPVGVVIPRTAEDVVETVRLCREHGAPILARGGGTSLAGQGCNVAVVIDFSKYLNRILELDPAGKRARVEPGVILDRLRGEAERHHLTFGPDPATHAWCTLGGMIGNNSCGVHSLMAGKTDENVEELEVLTYDGLRLRVGAMTEAGVEAAARRGGREGEIYGRLRELRDRYASLIRERYPRIPRRVSGYNLEQLLPEHGFHVARALVGTESTCVLVLQAVLRLVDSPRARSLAVLGFPDAFLAADHVMDVLAHEPMGLEGIDDQLVAHMKRKGLHPRNLRLLPDGGGWLLVEFGGATKAESDDRARRMISELLERGRGATARLFDDPEQERMVWEIRESGLGATARVPGQDDTWEGWEDSAVPPDRVGQYLRELRRLYDQYGYTGALYGHFGQGCIHTRINFDLATAGGIQKFRSFLDQAAELVLRHGGSLSGEHGDGQARAELLPRMFGPELVQAFREFKAIWDPAGRMNPGKVVDPYPITSNLRLGTSYAPPDLQTHFRYPEDRASFARAALRCVGVGKCRKLDSGTMCPSYMATLEERHSTRGRARLLFEMLEGEPLRRGWRDPHVREALDLCLACKACKRECPVSVDMATYKAEFLAHYYRRRLRPRSAYAMGLVYWWARLASIAPALANSVTGARGVGAVARAAAGLAPERALPRFARHTFREWFRRRGPHNDAGPRVLLWPDTFNNHFHPGTACAAVDVLEAAGYRVEIPPRPLCCGRPLYDFGMLRLARRQLRQILDVLRPQITAGVPVVGLEPSCLAVFRDELINFFPHDETARRLSRQSFLLAEFLDRHADGWQPPPLRRKAIVHGHCHQQALVGMRSDRALLERLGLDFRILDSGCCGMAGSFGFEREKYAVSMLVGERVLLPAVREAAPDTLVVADGFSCREQILQATGRRALHLAEVLRLALQRGG